A stretch of the Proteus sp. ZN5 genome encodes the following:
- a CDS encoding phosphatidate cytidylyltransferase gives MERINNEVLWIFIGLFSFLIIASIIGAILAAIKGPTSTITNLNSRINAWWVMCIIAGVAIGIGAIGSVVLFTIISWLALRELITLTPTHRGDHEALFWCFFVILPIQYILVGVQWYNLMAVFIPVYAFLLIPTRMALSGDTRHFLERMAKVQWSVMIAIYCLSYAPALLMLPIEGFEGRNINLLLFLMIVVQVSDVLQYVFGKLFGKHPIVPKLSPNKTVEGFFGGIISASLIGMMLWWATPFSWWAAFLLSLVITLAGFAGGLCMSAIKRDSGVKDFGTMIEGHGGMMDRMDSLCFAAPIFFHVIRYFYV, from the coding sequence ATGGAACGTATTAATAACGAAGTCCTCTGGATCTTTATCGGGCTCTTCTCTTTCTTAATTATCGCCAGCATTATTGGCGCGATTTTAGCCGCCATAAAAGGCCCAACCTCCACTATCACCAATCTTAATTCAAGGATCAACGCATGGTGGGTAATGTGTATTATCGCGGGTGTTGCCATAGGTATTGGGGCGATTGGATCTGTCGTCTTATTTACCATTATCTCGTGGCTTGCATTACGCGAACTGATCACCTTAACACCCACACATCGTGGCGATCATGAAGCACTCTTCTGGTGCTTCTTCGTTATATTACCTATTCAATACATTCTTGTTGGTGTGCAATGGTATAACTTAATGGCGGTATTTATCCCAGTTTACGCCTTCTTATTAATACCAACACGTATGGCACTTTCAGGTGACACTCGCCACTTCTTAGAACGTATGGCGAAAGTACAGTGGAGCGTGATGATAGCAATTTATTGCCTAAGTTATGCACCCGCACTTTTAATGCTACCAATAGAAGGTTTTGAAGGCCGTAATATCAATTTACTGCTCTTTTTAATGATAGTGGTGCAAGTTTCTGATGTACTTCAATATGTGTTTGGTAAATTATTTGGCAAACATCCTATCGTGCCTAAATTAAGCCCAAATAAAACAGTGGAAGGTTTTTTTGGTGGGATTATCTCCGCCAGCCTAATTGGCATGATGTTGTGGTGGGCAACACCTTTCTCATGGTGGGCAGCATTTTTACTCTCTTTGGTAATTACATTGGCAGGTTTTGCCGGTGGTTTATGCATGTCTGCAATCAAAAGAGACAGTGGTGTAAAAGATTTTGGTACGATG